The following are from one region of the Deltaproteobacteria bacterium genome:
- a CDS encoding PilZ domain-containing protein — translation MHVSREDGSGAQWLLASNLSEGGIFVRCGEPPAAGTKLRLDLEARGQTLRFGEGEVIWSRPMDVTRLNQGLPGFGIKFTELSAESSALVKHLVDVGGTGRGQAKTLPFTSPEAFVHRSREPLHAPVAAMVESLVATEKAPTGDWPMLSPIEEKKISQKVVVDFAALGEEPLSLGVGAPLHDDEPRLDREMLKASIGTLPEPSQLPRRSNGIASVAAGFALFAITAGGGFYAWRGFHTAMDSDATNEPVTVVTSKPTSPEGEGELTAATVEPEDDAEEAAAPEPAKPAAKPVVEAAKPAPKPVEAVKPIELKVVMPAVVAKAKVVSAEVPHVPAAKPSPKLPARGAQIALPSGAAKAVAVSDDGAALEIRPELAPGAEIDRVFALSSPARLVIDLKGPTPHGTPKVEGRNGVTAVRLGMRPGGTRLVLDLVREAAKVKNQDGAITVELH, via the coding sequence GTGCATGTGAGCCGGGAGGACGGCTCCGGCGCACAGTGGCTCCTCGCCTCCAACCTCTCCGAGGGCGGCATCTTCGTCCGCTGCGGAGAGCCGCCCGCTGCCGGCACCAAGCTCCGCCTCGACCTCGAAGCGCGCGGCCAGACCCTGCGCTTCGGCGAAGGCGAGGTCATCTGGTCTCGGCCCATGGACGTCACCCGGCTCAACCAGGGGCTGCCGGGCTTCGGCATCAAGTTCACCGAGCTCTCGGCGGAATCGTCCGCGCTGGTGAAGCACCTCGTCGACGTCGGCGGCACCGGTCGCGGCCAGGCCAAGACGCTGCCGTTCACCTCGCCCGAAGCCTTCGTCCATCGCTCGCGCGAGCCGCTGCACGCGCCCGTCGCCGCCATGGTCGAGTCACTCGTCGCCACCGAGAAGGCGCCGACAGGCGACTGGCCGATGCTCAGCCCCATCGAGGAGAAGAAGATCAGCCAAAAGGTCGTCGTCGACTTCGCTGCACTCGGTGAAGAGCCCTTGAGCCTCGGCGTCGGCGCGCCGCTGCACGACGATGAGCCTCGCCTCGATCGCGAGATGCTCAAGGCCAGCATCGGCACGCTGCCGGAGCCGTCGCAGCTGCCGCGTCGCTCGAACGGCATCGCGAGCGTCGCGGCCGGCTTCGCGCTCTTCGCCATCACCGCGGGCGGCGGCTTCTACGCCTGGCGAGGGTTCCACACCGCCATGGACTCCGACGCGACCAACGAACCGGTCACGGTGGTCACCTCGAAGCCCACGTCGCCGGAGGGCGAGGGAGAGCTGACCGCGGCCACCGTCGAGCCCGAGGACGACGCCGAGGAGGCCGCTGCGCCCGAGCCCGCCAAGCCTGCGGCGAAGCCCGTCGTCGAGGCGGCGAAGCCCGCGCCGAAGCCGGTCGAGGCCGTGAAGCCCATCGAGCTCAAGGTCGTGATGCCCGCTGTCGTGGCCAAGGCGAAGGTGGTGAGCGCCGAGGTTCCGCACGTGCCGGCCGCGAAGCCGAGCCCGAAGCTGCCTGCGCGTGGGGCGCAGATCGCGCTGCCGAGTGGCGCCGCCAAGGCCGTGGCAGTGTCCGACGACGGCGCTGCGCTCGAGATTCGTCCCGAGCTCGCGCCCGGTGCCGAGATCGACCGTGTGTTCGCGCTCTCGTCGCCCGCGCGCCTGGTGATCGACCTCAAGGGGCCCACGCCGCACGGCACGCCCAAGGTCGAGGGCCGCAACGGCGTCACCGCGGTTCGGCTCGGCATGCGTCCCGGTGGCACGCGCCTGGTGCTCGACCTCGTCCGCGAGGCTGCGAAGGTGAAGAACCAGGACGGCGCCATCACCGTCGAGCTGCACTGA